In candidate division KSB1 bacterium, a genomic segment contains:
- a CDS encoding secondary thiamine-phosphate synthase enzyme YjbQ — protein MKSLTEYLWFNTPHRRDYINITGKVEELVKKSGVKEGLVLVAAMHITASVFINDNEPGLLQDYDDWLEGLAPHEPTSHYRHNRTGEDNADAHLKRQIMGREVVVAITNGQLDFGPWEQIFYGEFDGRRKKRVIVKIIGE, from the coding sequence ATGAAATCTCTCACCGAATATCTCTGGTTCAACACACCGCATCGCCGGGATTATATCAATATCACCGGCAAAGTCGAAGAGTTGGTTAAAAAAAGCGGCGTGAAAGAAGGGTTGGTGTTGGTGGCGGCGATGCACATCACCGCTTCCGTTTTTATCAACGACAATGAACCGGGCCTGCTGCAGGATTACGACGATTGGCTGGAGGGCCTGGCGCCACACGAGCCGACTTCACATTATCGCCACAACCGCACCGGCGAGGACAATGCCGATGCGCATCTCAAGCGCCAGATCATGGGCCGCGAAGTTGTGGTGGCCATCACCAACGGCCAACTCGATTTCGGCCCCTGGGAGCAAATTTTCTACGGCGAGTTCGACGGCCGGCGCAAGAAACGCGTGATTGTGAAGATCATTGGCGAGTAA